In Phaeobacter inhibens DSM 16374, the following proteins share a genomic window:
- a CDS encoding LysR family transcriptional regulator codes for MDNWDEVRTAYQVARMGTVSGAAEVLGVHHATVIRHVDAIESRLGVKLFQRHARGYTPTEAGQDLLRVAQATDDQFGQLVGRLKGHGDAVSGELVVTSLSSMSTLLVPALTEFQRRHPELVIRFLTGSRLFRLEYGEAHVAIRAGSPPEQPDNVVQPFMRQQHGLYASASYLERFGPLKGLDDMANHRFICNDDIDSRAPYSRWLRAHAPESALSFRCVNAVSMQEALLAGAGIGFLTRWEAARHPGLTQIMEPLPEWAGELWLVTHVDLHRTTKVQSFLSFLKAEAKAWTA; via the coding sequence ATGGACAACTGGGACGAGGTACGTACCGCCTATCAGGTGGCCCGGATGGGAACCGTGAGCGGCGCCGCCGAGGTGCTGGGTGTCCATCACGCGACGGTTATCCGTCACGTCGATGCAATCGAGTCACGCCTCGGCGTCAAGCTGTTCCAGCGCCATGCCCGCGGTTACACCCCGACAGAGGCCGGTCAGGATCTGCTACGGGTTGCGCAGGCCACGGATGATCAGTTCGGCCAGCTGGTTGGCCGTCTGAAGGGGCATGGAGATGCGGTATCCGGCGAATTGGTCGTGACCTCGTTATCCTCGATGTCGACACTGCTGGTGCCTGCGCTCACTGAATTTCAGCGTCGGCACCCCGAGTTGGTGATCCGTTTCCTGACCGGTAGCCGCCTGTTTCGACTGGAATACGGGGAGGCACATGTCGCGATCCGTGCCGGATCTCCGCCGGAACAGCCAGACAATGTGGTTCAGCCCTTTATGCGGCAACAGCACGGGCTTTACGCCAGTGCCTCATATCTTGAACGGTTCGGTCCTCTGAAGGGGCTGGACGATATGGCCAACCACCGGTTCATCTGTAATGACGACATAGATAGCCGGGCGCCCTATTCCCGCTGGCTGCGTGCCCATGCGCCCGAGAGTGCGTTGTCGTTTCGCTGTGTGAACGCGGTCTCTATGCAGGAGGCTCTGCTGGCCGGAGCGGGGATTGGTTTCCTGACCCGCTGGGAGGCGGCGCGGCATCCCGGGCTTACCCAGATAATGGAGCCGCTTCCGGAGTGGGCAGGGGAGTTGTGGCTTGTCACCCATGTTGATCTGCACCGCACGACCAAGGTGCAGAGCTTTCTCAGTTTCCTCAAAGCAGAAGCCAAGGCCTGGACCGCATGA
- a CDS encoding DMT family transporter, translating to MTPSYRGHLAMLVFSALVAGSFSLGAMVANDITPMALNAIRFVIAAVVIGIAAQFTHGLRRKDFEAPWRFLLLGGLFAIYFVLMFYGLQTAAPVSAAAVFTLTPVLSGVFGWILLRQVTTWRMALALAIGAMGAIWVIFRGDPTAIWAFEIGRGEMIYFWGCVAHAAYTPMVRLLNRGEPAVVFTFGMLVAGAMILLVVGWGDIRATHWTELSPLVWVVLFYVALIASAATFVLLQYATLHLPSAKVMAYTYLTPSWVILWEIALGRPAPSGIVALGVVCTIWALWLLLREGRSIVPETQSG from the coding sequence ATGACACCGAGCTATCGCGGTCATCTTGCAATGCTGGTGTTCTCAGCCCTGGTGGCCGGATCGTTTTCACTTGGCGCGATGGTGGCCAATGACATTACTCCCATGGCCCTCAATGCCATTCGGTTTGTGATTGCTGCGGTGGTGATCGGCATTGCGGCACAGTTCACCCATGGCCTGCGCCGTAAAGATTTTGAGGCGCCTTGGCGCTTCCTCCTGCTGGGTGGCCTGTTTGCCATCTATTTTGTGCTGATGTTTTACGGGTTGCAAACTGCCGCCCCAGTGAGTGCGGCTGCAGTATTCACACTGACACCGGTTTTGAGTGGGGTTTTCGGCTGGATCCTACTGCGCCAGGTCACAACCTGGCGGATGGCTCTGGCGTTGGCGATTGGTGCTATGGGGGCGATCTGGGTGATCTTTCGGGGTGACCCGACGGCCATCTGGGCCTTTGAGATTGGCCGTGGAGAGATGATATATTTTTGGGGATGTGTGGCCCACGCCGCCTATACGCCGATGGTGCGCTTGCTGAACCGGGGGGAACCTGCGGTGGTGTTTACCTTCGGGATGCTGGTAGCGGGTGCGATGATCCTGTTGGTGGTCGGCTGGGGCGACATTCGCGCCACGCATTGGACCGAATTGTCACCGCTTGTCTGGGTGGTCCTGTTCTATGTCGCGCTGATCGCCAGTGCGGCGACCTTTGTTCTGCTGCAATATGCAACGCTTCATCTGCCCTCGGCCAAGGTCATGGCCTATACCTACCTCACGCCAAGCTGGGTCATCTTGTGGGAAATTGCGCTGGGCCGCCCGGCACCTAGTGGCATCGTAGCGCTGGGCGTGGTTTGCACCATTTGGGCGCTTTGGCTGTTGTTGCGGGAGGGGCGCAGCATCGTGCCGGAGACCCAGTCTGGCTAA
- a CDS encoding ArsR/SmtB family transcription factor, whose product MSDPLDTVFAALADPTRRSILTMLLEDDMAVTDVAEPFEMSLAAISKHLMILTRAGLIAQEKRGRVKWCKLQPDAMRSASVWMQGFGQFEPVNLDAFERFLEIELDSPTTDPSSE is encoded by the coding sequence ATGAGCGATCCTCTTGATACCGTATTTGCCGCCCTTGCGGACCCAACCCGGCGTAGCATTCTGACGATGCTGCTGGAGGATGACATGGCCGTCACGGATGTCGCTGAACCCTTTGAAATGTCACTTGCAGCGATCTCCAAACACCTGATGATCCTGACACGAGCAGGACTCATTGCGCAGGAAAAACGTGGCCGCGTGAAATGGTGCAAATTGCAGCCAGACGCCATGCGGTCGGCCTCTGTCTGGATGCAGGGTTTTGGTCAGTTCGAGCCGGTCAATCTGGACGCATTTGAGCGTTTCCTTGAAATCGAGCTCGACAGCCCGACAACAGATCCCTCCTCCGAGTGA
- a CDS encoding DMT family transporter — translation MALKYWAAIFVLGIGWGMSFMFNAVLLRELGPLSVSMGRVGFGALGCWIYVVAARKQVPDRPRRWLALFGFGVLSYAAPFAFYALGQQHIASGVAGILNAFTPALAVMVAHFWPGGERATLQKSFGVVFGFLGILVLSWPLLQGGRQSEVWAVLVTLCAPLCYAFSVNIARQFRDIDPVVLVAVALTGATAAITPLAIWAEGLPVITRLETWGALFIIGFILTSAAFILFYWVLPRVGPTNITLPTLIAPVSALAMGAWVLQEPLKLEHLTGMGLILIGLVLIDGRLLRKIRRRSAL, via the coding sequence ATGGCACTGAAATACTGGGCAGCGATCTTTGTACTGGGGATCGGCTGGGGCATGTCCTTCATGTTCAATGCCGTATTGCTGCGCGAGTTGGGGCCTCTGTCGGTGTCCATGGGGCGGGTTGGCTTCGGTGCGCTGGGGTGCTGGATCTACGTAGTAGCAGCCCGGAAGCAGGTGCCGGACCGACCACGGCGTTGGCTGGCGCTTTTTGGCTTTGGTGTATTGAGCTATGCGGCGCCCTTTGCCTTCTACGCGCTGGGACAACAGCATATTGCCAGTGGCGTGGCCGGAATCCTAAATGCGTTTACTCCTGCGCTTGCCGTTATGGTGGCGCATTTCTGGCCAGGTGGAGAGCGGGCGACCTTGCAGAAATCGTTCGGTGTGGTTTTTGGCTTTTTGGGGATCCTAGTCTTGTCGTGGCCGTTGCTACAGGGCGGGCGCCAGTCTGAGGTCTGGGCCGTGCTCGTTACGCTTTGCGCGCCACTGTGCTATGCATTTTCGGTCAATATCGCCCGCCAGTTCCGGGACATCGACCCAGTAGTGCTTGTCGCCGTTGCCTTGACCGGGGCCACTGCGGCCATCACGCCGCTGGCGATTTGGGCTGAAGGTTTGCCGGTGATCACCCGATTGGAGACCTGGGGCGCGTTGTTCATCATCGGCTTCATCCTGACGTCAGCAGCTTTCATCCTGTTCTATTGGGTTCTGCCTCGGGTTGGGCCGACCAATATCACCTTGCCAACGCTGATCGCCCCGGTTTCCGCTTTGGCGATGGGGGCCTGGGTCTTGCAGGAGCCGCTCAAACTGGAGCATCTGACAGGCATGGGCCTGATCCTGATCGGGCTGGTGCTGATTGATGGTCGTCTGCTGCGTAAAATACGACGTCGGTCGGCCCTTTGA
- a CDS encoding AtpZ/AtpI family protein — protein sequence MATVSQEPDKQRLAQLEAKLAEARKAQEPKPRVDEHYSTANQAWRMVIELVAGLMIGFGIGYGLDLLLGTIPIFLVLFTMLGLAAGVKTMLRSAQEIQEKKLAEMAEQDAQDRD from the coding sequence ATGGCGACCGTGTCACAAGAGCCAGACAAGCAGCGCTTGGCGCAGCTAGAGGCCAAGTTGGCAGAGGCGCGTAAGGCCCAGGAGCCCAAGCCGCGCGTGGATGAACATTATTCGACAGCCAATCAGGCTTGGCGGATGGTGATTGAGTTGGTGGCCGGTCTGATGATCGGCTTTGGTATCGGATACGGGTTGGACCTTCTGCTTGGGACCATACCGATCTTTCTGGTGCTGTTCACGATGCTGGGTCTGGCGGCCGGGGTGAAGACAATGCTCCGCAGCGCGCAAGAGATCCAGGAAAAGAAACTGGCCGAAATGGCCGAACAAGATGCGCAAGACCGGGACTGA
- a CDS encoding F0F1 ATP synthase subunit A, producing MGKLIFGAAFLLVLASGLFFAPAIPGLQIHPTDQFLVKPLGGAAELNFYTPTNVTLWMGLAIVAIFALMVLGSAKRAIVPSRIQSVAELAYGFIYKMVEDVTGKDGLKFFPYIMTLFMFILTANMLGLIPGSFTTTSHFAVTAVLAMLVFVTVTVTGFVLHGTKFLGLFWVGSAPLALRPVLAIIELISYFVRPVSHCIRLAGNVMAGHAVLKVFAGFAGALGLFSFLPIFAITAVYALEVLVAFIQAYVFTILTCVYLKDALHPSH from the coding sequence ATGGGCAAACTAATCTTTGGTGCAGCTTTTCTGCTGGTACTTGCGTCTGGGCTGTTCTTTGCCCCTGCTATTCCGGGCCTTCAGATTCACCCGACTGACCAGTTTCTGGTCAAACCGCTGGGTGGCGCAGCTGAGCTGAACTTCTACACCCCGACCAACGTGACCCTGTGGATGGGGTTGGCGATTGTGGCGATCTTCGCACTGATGGTATTGGGGTCTGCAAAACGTGCGATCGTCCCGTCGCGCATCCAGTCAGTTGCTGAGCTTGCCTACGGTTTCATCTACAAGATGGTCGAAGACGTCACCGGTAAAGACGGTCTGAAGTTCTTCCCCTACATCATGACCCTGTTCATGTTCATCTTGACGGCGAACATGCTGGGCCTGATCCCAGGCAGCTTCACCACCACCTCGCATTTCGCTGTGACGGCCGTGCTGGCAATGCTGGTGTTCGTGACCGTGACCGTGACTGGTTTCGTGCTGCACGGTACCAAGTTCCTGGGTCTGTTCTGGGTTGGCTCTGCGCCGCTGGCGCTTCGCCCGGTGCTCGCGATCATCGAACTGATTTCCTATTTTGTGCGTCCTGTCAGCCACTGCATTCGTCTTGCAGGTAACGTGATGGCGGGCCACGCGGTTCTGAAGGTTTTCGCAGGTTTTGCAGGCGCATTGGGCCTGTTCAGCTTCCTGCCGATTTTTGCCATCACCGCGGTCTATGCACTCGAAGTTCTCGTGGCCTTCATTCAGGCATACGTGTTCACCATTCTGACCTGCGTGTACCTGAAGGACGCGCTGCACCCGTCGCACTAA
- a CDS encoding F0F1 ATP synthase subunit C, whose translation MEGELAHIGAGLAGMGTGIAALGVGNVAANFLAGALRNPSAAASQTATLFIGIAFAEALGIFSFLVALLLMFAV comes from the coding sequence ATGGAAGGCGAACTCGCACACATCGGCGCTGGCCTGGCTGGCATGGGTACTGGTATTGCTGCACTGGGTGTTGGCAACGTTGCTGCTAACTTCCTGGCAGGCGCTCTGCGCAACCCCTCCGCGGCTGCTTCCCAGACCGCAACCCTCTTCATCGGCATCGCATTTGCAGAAGCTCTGGGCATCTTCTCGTTCCTGGTCGCTCTGCTGCTGATGTTCGCCGTCTAA
- a CDS encoding F0F1 ATP synthase subunit B', whose translation MATQTQDAGHGAAEAAHGSGGMPQLDFSTYANQIFWLVVTLVVIYFILSRIALPRIAAVLAERQGTITNDLAAAEDLKAKAVEAETAYNQALADARAEAQRIAAETRAEIQADLDEAIAKADAQIAAKAAESEAVIAEIKAGAIASVEAVAVDTAAEIVATFGGKADEKAVAAAVADRMKG comes from the coding sequence ATGGCAACTCAGACGCAGGACGCAGGTCACGGTGCCGCAGAGGCCGCCCACGGTTCGGGCGGCATGCCGCAGCTGGACTTTTCGACCTATGCGAACCAGATCTTCTGGCTCGTGGTCACGCTCGTCGTGATCTATTTCATCCTGTCGCGCATCGCGCTGCCCCGCATTGCGGCAGTGTTGGCCGAGCGTCAGGGAACCATTACCAACGACCTCGCCGCGGCTGAAGACCTGAAGGCCAAAGCCGTTGAGGCCGAAACCGCTTATAATCAGGCTCTGGCAGATGCCCGTGCAGAGGCTCAGCGCATTGCTGCTGAAACCCGTGCGGAAATTCAGGCAGATCTGGATGAGGCCATTGCCAAGGCAGACGCACAGATTGCGGCCAAGGCAGCGGAATCAGAAGCCGTCATCGCCGAGATCAAGGCCGGTGCCATCGCCAGTGTCGAAGCCGTCGCTGTTGATACCGCCGCTGAGATCGTCGCCACCTTCGGCGGTAAGGCAGACGAAAAAGCCGTCGCAGCTGCGGTTGCCGACCGGATGAAAGGATAA
- a CDS encoding F0F1 ATP synthase subunit B, translating to MRSVLALALTFGAASPAFAASGPFLSMSNTDFVVTLAFLLFVGILLYAKVPGLLGGQLDARAEGIKKDLEEARALREEAQTILASYERKQQEVQAQADRIVASAREDAAKAADQAKADLEISIARRMTVAEEQITAAQDTAVKEVRDQAITVAIAAADAVISKQMTATEANKLIDAAIADVDAKLH from the coding sequence ATGCGCTCTGTACTGGCTCTTGCTCTGACCTTTGGTGCCGCAAGCCCCGCATTTGCGGCGTCCGGCCCATTCCTGTCGATGAGCAACACTGACTTTGTCGTGACGCTCGCATTCCTGCTGTTCGTCGGCATCCTGCTTTATGCGAAAGTACCGGGTCTGCTGGGTGGCCAGCTGGATGCCCGTGCGGAAGGCATCAAAAAGGACCTCGAAGAGGCCCGTGCCCTGCGTGAAGAAGCTCAGACCATTCTGGCATCTTACGAACGCAAGCAGCAGGAAGTTCAGGCGCAGGCCGATCGGATCGTTGCTTCGGCGCGTGAAGATGCTGCAAAAGCAGCTGACCAAGCCAAGGCCGATCTGGAAATCTCGATTGCGCGTCGCATGACCGTTGCCGAGGAACAGATCACAGCGGCGCAGGACACCGCTGTGAAAGAAGTACGCGATCAGGCGATCACCGTTGCAATTGCAGCGGCGGACGCGGTGATCTCGAAACAGATGACAGCGACCGAAGCCAACAAGCTGATTGACGCTGCTATCGCTGACGTGGACGCCAAGCTGCACTAA
- a CDS encoding acyltransferase has translation MRAHPTAIVSPKAKIHPSVEIGPFSIIHGNVEIGEGTSVGSNCELGVATRLGDGSALRIGERATIRSHSVFYESSSFGDGLVTGHRVTVRELTQAGRGFQIGTLSDIQGHCTVGDFVRLHSNVHIGQKSVVEDYVWIFPYVVLTNDPHPPSEVLLGARIKSFAVIATMTTVLPGVTVGEGALVGACSAVTKDVADHRIAVGNPAIDRGDANRVRLKDGTDRAAYPWKSHFHRGYPEAVVAEWMASLPKS, from the coding sequence ATGCGCGCCCATCCCACGGCCATTGTCAGCCCCAAGGCCAAGATCCACCCGAGCGTAGAAATCGGCCCTTTCTCGATCATTCATGGCAATGTTGAGATTGGCGAGGGAACAAGCGTCGGCAGCAATTGTGAGCTGGGCGTCGCAACCCGTCTGGGGGATGGCTCTGCGCTGCGCATCGGGGAGAGGGCGACAATCCGATCCCATAGCGTTTTCTACGAAAGCTCAAGCTTCGGCGATGGTCTGGTGACCGGGCATCGGGTCACAGTGCGTGAACTCACGCAGGCTGGGCGCGGTTTCCAGATCGGCACATTGAGCGATATCCAGGGTCATTGCACTGTTGGCGACTTCGTGCGGTTGCACAGCAATGTACACATTGGGCAAAAGAGTGTCGTGGAAGACTACGTTTGGATTTTTCCCTATGTGGTGCTGACCAATGACCCGCATCCGCCAAGCGAGGTATTGCTGGGCGCGCGGATCAAATCATTTGCTGTGATTGCCACAATGACCACCGTTCTGCCGGGGGTCACTGTCGGGGAAGGGGCACTGGTCGGGGCATGCAGCGCCGTCACCAAAGACGTCGCAGATCATCGAATTGCGGTTGGTAATCCGGCTATTGACCGGGGAGATGCCAATCGAGTCCGCCTGAAAGATGGCACCGACCGGGCGGCCTACCCCTGGAAGTCTCATTTTCACCGAGGATATCCCGAGGCTGTTGTCGCCGAGTGGATGGCGTCATTGCCCAAATCGTGA
- a CDS encoding FadR/GntR family transcriptional regulator yields the protein MPFQKVQPEKLSASVVRQIEQFILRGILTPGERLPAERELAERLGVSRPSLRDALAELQDRGLLVSRAGAGVFVADVLGSAFSPALVQLFASHDEAVFDYLSFRRDMEGLAAERAAKYGSDYDLEVIQTIFEKMEQAGDPATSEEAAALDAQFHSAIMDASHNVVMLHMMRSMFELLREGVFYNRRVMFQQHTTRDALLAQHSAINAALQARDPSAARAAVETHLDYVKQALTDHQRALRNAEVAKQRLQHETGKT from the coding sequence ATGCCCTTTCAAAAAGTACAGCCCGAAAAACTCTCTGCGTCTGTGGTGCGCCAGATCGAGCAGTTCATCCTGCGCGGAATCCTCACCCCCGGTGAACGGCTCCCTGCCGAGCGGGAGTTGGCGGAGCGTCTGGGCGTTTCACGACCCTCCTTGCGGGATGCGCTGGCCGAATTGCAGGACCGCGGCCTGCTGGTCTCGCGGGCTGGCGCAGGAGTGTTTGTCGCCGATGTGCTTGGCTCCGCGTTTTCACCGGCCTTGGTGCAGTTGTTTGCAAGCCATGATGAGGCGGTTTTCGACTACCTCAGCTTTCGCAGAGATATGGAAGGGCTAGCCGCCGAGCGCGCTGCCAAATACGGATCCGACTATGATCTCGAAGTGATTCAGACGATTTTCGAGAAGATGGAGCAGGCCGGTGATCCTGCCACGTCAGAAGAGGCCGCAGCGCTGGATGCCCAGTTCCATTCTGCAATCATGGATGCGAGCCACAATGTGGTCATGCTGCATATGATGCGCTCAATGTTTGAGCTGTTGCGCGAAGGTGTTTTTTATAATCGTCGCGTCATGTTTCAGCAGCACACCACACGCGACGCCCTGCTGGCTCAGCACAGCGCGATCAACGCCGCGCTGCAGGCCCGCGACCCTTCGGCAGCGCGTGCCGCTGTTGAAACCCATCTGGACTATGTGAAGCAGGCCCTCACCGACCATCAGCGCGCCCTGCGCAATGCTGAAGTGGCCAAGCAACGTCTGCAGCATGAAACCGGCAAGACCTGA